From a single Couchioplanes caeruleus genomic region:
- a CDS encoding zinc-binding alcohol dehydrogenase family protein, whose amino-acid sequence MEDTFMEAVVLDEPGPPEALRVRTLPVPVPRPGEVLIRVKAFGLNRSELHTRLGLAEGVTFPRVPGIEATGVVAAAPGGEFEPGQQVMAMMGGMGRTFDGGYAQFTCVPARQVIPFRSDLDWAVLGAVPETLQTAYGSLADGLGVQPGQTLLIRGGTSSVGMTAAVLAKRQGITVLSTTRNPAKAPALERIGVDHVLIDDGEVAGKVRAIVPDGVDNALELVGVPALPDTLRAVRRHGVVCFSGILSNEWIVKDFYPIGYLPRGVRLTAYGGDADDLPAEVLQEFLDSVAKGEAVVPLDRTYRLDEIAQAHADMEANRAAGKLVVVL is encoded by the coding sequence ATGGAAGATACTTTCATGGAAGCTGTCGTGCTGGACGAGCCGGGCCCGCCGGAGGCGCTGCGGGTGCGGACGCTGCCCGTCCCCGTCCCGCGCCCCGGCGAGGTGCTGATCCGGGTGAAGGCCTTCGGGCTCAACCGGTCCGAGCTGCACACCCGGCTCGGCCTCGCCGAGGGCGTCACGTTCCCGCGTGTGCCGGGCATCGAGGCGACCGGGGTGGTGGCCGCCGCGCCGGGCGGCGAGTTCGAGCCCGGGCAGCAGGTGATGGCGATGATGGGCGGGATGGGCCGCACCTTCGACGGCGGGTACGCGCAGTTCACGTGCGTACCCGCCCGGCAGGTGATCCCGTTCCGCAGCGACCTCGACTGGGCGGTGCTGGGGGCGGTGCCCGAGACGTTGCAGACCGCGTACGGGTCGCTGGCCGACGGCCTGGGCGTGCAGCCGGGACAGACCCTGCTGATTCGCGGCGGCACGTCATCGGTGGGCATGACCGCGGCCGTGCTCGCCAAGCGGCAGGGCATCACGGTCCTCTCGACCACCCGCAATCCGGCCAAGGCGCCGGCGTTGGAGCGCATCGGCGTCGACCACGTGCTCATCGACGACGGCGAAGTGGCCGGCAAGGTGCGCGCCATCGTCCCGGACGGTGTGGACAACGCCCTGGAGCTCGTCGGCGTCCCGGCTCTGCCCGACACGCTGCGCGCCGTACGCCGGCACGGGGTCGTCTGCTTCTCCGGGATCCTGTCCAACGAGTGGATCGTGAAGGACTTCTACCCCATCGGCTACCTGCCGCGCGGGGTACGGCTGACCGCGTACGGCGGCGACGCGGACGACCTGCCGGCCGAGGTGCTGCAGGAGTTCCTCGACTCGGTGGCCAAGGGTGAGGCGGTCGTGCCGCTGGACCGGACGTACCGGCTGGACGAGATCGCGCAGGCGCACGCCGACATGGAGGCCAACCGCGCCGCCGGAAAGCTCGTCGTCGTGCTCTGA
- a CDS encoding glycoside hydrolase family 43 protein gives MKIPRRLGVAGLAAALALVPALFTAPQADAAQSIRAADPSVLRIGGTYVSVQSMNGGIAVRQASSPDGLGAAAARQVWSDTRNLGEVWAPEIHLDGGRYYIYFSAGRGAAHRMYVISSATADSGYSGETRLALPDDKWAVDGTMFVFNGQRWFVWSGWAGDTNVEQNLYIARMSSPASTTGGRFVISQPRESWERVVGNPFINEGPEAIKDPGGQLHIVYSANGSWSDQYCLADLRLRAGGDPTYVWDWYKSNGCLFGSNRATMMPGWDPTLYVNGPGHHTFVLLNGDIDTSPPAGPRFPLMFHAVPKGTPYSWENRFWYTGTFAWWGNITYSRANVPGATTNTGWSLKFFE, from the coding sequence ATGAAGATTCCCCGTCGTCTGGGCGTCGCCGGCCTCGCCGCGGCCCTCGCCCTCGTCCCCGCTCTCTTCACCGCTCCGCAGGCCGACGCCGCGCAGAGCATCCGCGCCGCTGATCCCAGCGTGCTGCGCATCGGCGGCACGTACGTCTCCGTCCAGTCGATGAACGGTGGTATCGCGGTCCGGCAGGCCTCGTCCCCGGACGGCCTGGGCGCCGCCGCCGCCCGCCAGGTGTGGTCGGACACGCGGAACCTCGGCGAGGTCTGGGCGCCGGAGATCCACCTCGACGGCGGCCGCTACTACATCTACTTCTCGGCCGGCCGGGGCGCCGCGCACCGCATGTACGTGATCAGCTCCGCGACCGCCGACTCGGGCTACTCCGGCGAGACCCGGCTCGCCCTGCCGGACGACAAGTGGGCCGTGGACGGCACGATGTTCGTCTTCAACGGCCAGCGCTGGTTCGTCTGGTCGGGGTGGGCCGGCGACACCAACGTCGAACAGAACCTCTACATCGCCCGGATGAGCAGCCCGGCGAGCACCACGGGCGGCCGGTTCGTGATCTCGCAGCCGCGCGAGAGCTGGGAGCGGGTCGTCGGCAACCCGTTCATCAACGAGGGGCCTGAGGCGATCAAGGATCCCGGCGGCCAGCTGCACATCGTGTACTCCGCCAACGGCAGCTGGAGTGATCAGTACTGCCTCGCCGACCTGCGGCTGCGTGCCGGCGGGGACCCGACGTACGTCTGGGACTGGTACAAGTCCAACGGCTGCCTCTTCGGCTCGAACCGCGCGACGATGATGCCCGGCTGGGACCCGACCCTGTACGTCAACGGCCCCGGTCACCACACGTTCGTGCTGCTCAACGGGGACATCGACACCAGCCCGCCGGCCGGCCCGCGGTTCCCGCTGATGTTCCACGCGGTCCCGAAGGGCACGCCGTACTCGTGGGAGAACCGCTTCTGGTACACCGGCACGTTCGCGTGGTGGGGGAACATCACGTACAGCCGGGCGAATGTGCCGGGCGCCACCACGAACACCGGTTGGAGTCTGAAGTTCTTCGAGTAA
- a CDS encoding LLM class flavin-dependent oxidoreductase yields the protein MTDYGYDLLFGAFITPVAQPAHQAVELAVVADRAGLDLATFQDHPYQPRFHDTWTLLAYAAARTERIHLSGNVLNLPLRPPAPLARSLASLDVLSGGRVELGIGAGGFWDPIVAMGGRRLTPGESVAALEEGIEVIRQVWAVDRPGPVQVRGEHYQVVGAKRGPAPAHDIKIWVGAYKPRMLALVGRAADGVLPSLGYLPGGAEDLAGINRHIDEAAGAAGRDPRAVRRLLNIGGRFAPMGRAFLDGPAEQWAEDLAGLALEYGVSAFVLAADDAPTIERFAAEVAPATRELVAGERLRRIDEHR from the coding sequence ATGACCGACTACGGGTACGACCTGCTGTTCGGCGCCTTCATCACACCCGTGGCGCAGCCCGCACACCAGGCGGTGGAGCTGGCTGTCGTGGCGGACCGGGCCGGCCTGGACCTGGCCACGTTCCAGGACCACCCGTACCAGCCGCGGTTCCACGACACCTGGACGCTGCTGGCGTACGCGGCCGCCCGGACCGAGCGGATCCATCTCAGCGGCAACGTGCTGAACCTGCCGTTGCGGCCGCCGGCCCCGCTGGCCCGCAGCCTGGCGAGCCTCGACGTGCTCAGCGGCGGCCGGGTGGAGCTGGGCATCGGCGCGGGCGGCTTCTGGGATCCGATCGTGGCCATGGGCGGACGCCGGCTGACCCCCGGCGAGTCGGTGGCGGCGCTCGAGGAGGGCATCGAGGTGATCCGGCAGGTCTGGGCGGTGGACCGGCCCGGCCCGGTTCAGGTGCGCGGCGAGCATTACCAGGTGGTGGGCGCGAAGCGCGGCCCGGCGCCGGCGCATGACATCAAGATCTGGGTGGGCGCGTACAAGCCGCGGATGCTGGCGCTGGTCGGGCGGGCGGCCGACGGGGTGTTGCCGTCACTCGGCTACCTGCCGGGCGGCGCCGAGGATCTGGCCGGCATCAACCGGCACATCGACGAGGCGGCCGGGGCCGCGGGCCGGGATCCGCGGGCGGTGCGCCGGCTGCTCAACATCGGGGGCCGCTTCGCGCCCATGGGCCGGGCGTTCCTCGACGGGCCGGCCGAGCAGTGGGCCGAGGACCTCGCCGGACTCGCTCTCGAGTACGGCGTGAGCGCCTTCGTCCTGGCGGCCGACGACGCGCCGACGATCGAGCGCTTCGCCGCCGAGGTGGCCCCGGCGACCCGGGAGCTGGTGGCCGGGGAACGGCTGCGGCGTATCGATGAACATCGTTGA
- a CDS encoding NADPH-dependent FMN reductase — MPNLHVIVASTRPGRVGLPVATWVARAATEHGAFDVELIDLADHALPLMDEPNHPRLRQYTHDHTKRWSATIDRADAYVIVHPEYNYSFNAAIKNAIDYLHQEWADKPVGFVSYGGISGGLRATQALKQVVTTLRMVPIVEAVPIPLVGQHLNDDGEFVPSEPIAAGAAPMFNELFRMHQALAPLRKRD, encoded by the coding sequence ATGCCCAATCTGCACGTCATCGTGGCCAGCACGCGTCCCGGCCGGGTCGGCCTCCCCGTCGCCACCTGGGTCGCCCGGGCCGCCACCGAGCACGGCGCCTTCGACGTCGAGCTGATCGACCTCGCCGACCACGCGCTCCCCCTCATGGACGAACCCAACCACCCCCGCCTGCGGCAGTACACCCACGACCACACGAAGCGCTGGAGCGCCACCATCGACCGCGCGGACGCCTACGTGATCGTCCACCCGGAGTACAACTACAGCTTCAACGCCGCCATCAAGAACGCCATCGACTACCTGCACCAGGAATGGGCGGACAAGCCCGTCGGCTTCGTCAGCTACGGCGGCATCTCCGGCGGCCTGCGCGCCACCCAGGCCCTGAAGCAGGTCGTCACGACGCTGCGCATGGTGCCGATCGTCGAGGCGGTGCCGATCCCGCTCGTCGGGCAACACCTCAACGACGACGGCGAGTTCGTACCCAGCGAACCGATCGCCGCCGGGGCCGCGCCGATGTTCAACGAGCTGTTCCGGATGCATCAGGCCCTGGCGCCGCTGCGGAAGCGGGACTGA
- a CDS encoding GGDEF domain-containing protein, translated as MAVVTAMETYFYFSPAGEVLHVVAYTVLCVLAWWAAFKLHRRGERLPWVLVALCVTLWFAGDAWELFEVHVFGGTPAVGLADAFWLGGYPLLASSLALMARRRAPGRLRGAVVDALTLTVAAGAVSWQFIMKPLAEGFTVAQSAVPLLYPFADVVLLSGALVVALSPGRRTAPTRLVLAGAVWFLAMDLGWNVLPLFLPEDVYGRLGAAMILGNALVVAAGLHPARNELTNPGVAAGTLHPGRIFFLAVALMTAPLLTLISDDKITAVVASAACAMLVIVRFAAAVREQERAQAQLAYQARCDPLTGLANRSVLGDRLARAVPAPDAPVAVLYLDLDGFKEINDRYGHAAGDAVLRTVAGRLSQAVREQDLVARLGGDEFVLLCPGVTAEEAARLAERLISDVAWPVPFEGRYLTVGASIGVATRMSRADEGLLRIADAAMYEAKRLGRGRYVLS; from the coding sequence ATGGCCGTTGTCACCGCGATGGAGACGTACTTCTACTTCTCGCCCGCCGGTGAGGTCCTGCATGTCGTCGCCTACACCGTGCTGTGTGTGCTGGCCTGGTGGGCGGCCTTCAAGCTGCACCGGCGGGGTGAGCGGTTGCCCTGGGTGCTGGTCGCCCTCTGCGTGACCCTCTGGTTCGCGGGCGACGCCTGGGAGCTGTTCGAGGTGCACGTCTTCGGCGGCACGCCGGCGGTGGGGCTCGCGGATGCGTTCTGGCTCGGCGGGTATCCGCTGCTGGCCTCTTCCCTCGCCTTGATGGCGCGGCGGCGGGCGCCGGGGCGGTTGCGGGGTGCCGTTGTCGATGCGCTCACGTTGACCGTCGCGGCGGGGGCGGTGAGCTGGCAGTTCATCATGAAGCCGCTCGCCGAGGGGTTCACCGTCGCCCAGTCGGCGGTGCCGCTGCTGTACCCGTTCGCCGACGTGGTGCTGCTCAGCGGGGCGCTGGTGGTCGCGTTGTCGCCGGGGCGGCGTACGGCCCCGACGCGGCTGGTGCTTGCCGGGGCGGTGTGGTTCCTCGCCATGGATCTGGGCTGGAACGTCCTGCCGCTCTTCCTGCCGGAGGATGTCTACGGGCGGCTCGGCGCGGCCATGATCCTCGGAAATGCGCTGGTCGTCGCCGCGGGGCTGCATCCGGCCCGGAACGAGTTGACGAATCCGGGTGTGGCGGCCGGCACGTTGCACCCGGGCCGGATCTTTTTCCTGGCCGTCGCGCTGATGACCGCCCCGCTGCTGACGCTGATCTCCGACGACAAGATCACCGCGGTCGTGGCCTCGGCGGCGTGCGCGATGCTGGTGATCGTACGGTTCGCCGCCGCGGTCCGGGAGCAGGAACGGGCGCAGGCGCAGCTCGCGTACCAGGCTCGGTGCGACCCGCTGACCGGCCTGGCGAACCGGTCCGTGCTGGGTGACCGGCTGGCCCGCGCGGTGCCCGCGCCGGACGCTCCCGTCGCGGTGCTCTACCTGGACCTCGACGGCTTCAAGGAGATCAACGACCGGTACGGGCACGCCGCCGGCGACGCGGTTCTGCGTACGGTCGCCGGTCGGCTGTCGCAGGCGGTACGCGAGCAGGACCTGGTGGCCCGCCTCGGCGGCGACGAGTTCGTGCTGCTCTGCCCCGGCGTCACCGCCGAGGAAGCGGCGCGCCTCGCCGAGCGGCTGATCTCCGACGTTGCCTGGCCGGTGCCGTTCGAGGGCCGCTATCTGACGGTCGGCGCGAGCATCGGCGTGGCGACCCGAATGTCCCGGGCCGACGAGGGCCTGCTGCGGATCGCCGACGCCGCGATGTACGAGGCGAAACGGCTGGGCCGCGGCCGGTACGTCCTGAGCTGA
- the ileS gene encoding isoleucine--tRNA ligase, with protein sequence MYRSVPAQVDLPALDHEVLHFWRANSIFARSLEQTSGGPDWVFYEGPPTANGMPGTHHIEGRVFKDVFPRYKTMKGFHVERKAGWDCHGLPVELAVEKELGFTGKQDIEAYGVAEFNAKCRESVTRHTDAFAALTERMGYWVDMDDAYRTMDPGYIESVWWSLKQIFNKNLLVEDFRVAPWCPRDQTALSDHELAQGYEQDVDPSVYVRFPLTSGPFAGASLLVWTTTPWTLVSNTAVAVHPDVTYVVATDGAERVVVAEPLVEQVLEGWTRTGESVTGKEMERWAYRRPFDLVDVPDAHIVILATYVTTDSGTGLVHQAPAFGADDLASCRAYGLPMVNPVRPDGTFAADVPLVGGTFFKAADAVLVTDLQARGLLFREEQYEHSYPHCWRCHMPLIYYAQPSWYVRTTAIRDQLLEENERTTWQPETIKHGRYGDWLTNNVDWALSRSRYWGTPLPIWRCADDHQTCIGSLAELSEKTGRDLSDLDPHRPFIDEVTFDCGCGQTATRVPDVIDAWYDSGSMPFAQFGYPFKNKELFERSYPAQFISEGIDQTRGWFYTLMAIGTLVFGRSAYETVVCLGLILAEDGRKMSKHFGNILEPMPLLDRHGADAVRWFMAAVGSPWSSRRVGHTALQEVVRKILLTYWNTAAFQALYGRTAGWTPSDADPAPVDRPVLDRWVLSELNALVRAVDAAMEVFDTQEAGRLLAAFVDDLSNWYVRRSRRRFWRGDPAALATLHEALSTVTLLLAPIVPFVTERVWQDLVVPVTPTAAPSVHLAAYPTVDESLIDPRLAGQMALVRRLVELGRAARAESGVKTRQPLARALASAQGFAELDPDLLAEVASELNVGMVLSVAAAGGSLVDTAAKANFRPLGKRFGKRVQDVARAIAAADAAALKHDLATGTATVTVAGEPVELAPDEVIITETPREGWAVASEAGATVALDLHLTPELRRAGLAREAIRLIQEARKTSGLEVSDRIALRYAATDPDTAAALEEHRGLVTEEVLASDFGEASAAEGDDAWGKPFADEGIGLTFRLRKV encoded by the coding sequence ATGTACCGTTCCGTACCCGCGCAGGTCGATCTGCCCGCGCTCGACCATGAGGTGCTGCACTTCTGGCGCGCCAACAGCATCTTCGCGCGCAGCCTCGAGCAGACCTCCGGGGGACCGGACTGGGTCTTCTACGAGGGGCCGCCCACCGCGAACGGCATGCCCGGCACCCACCACATCGAGGGCCGCGTCTTCAAGGACGTGTTTCCGCGGTACAAGACGATGAAGGGCTTCCACGTCGAGCGGAAGGCCGGGTGGGATTGTCACGGCCTGCCCGTCGAGCTTGCCGTGGAGAAGGAGCTCGGCTTCACCGGTAAGCAGGACATCGAGGCGTACGGCGTCGCCGAGTTCAACGCGAAATGCCGCGAGTCCGTCACCCGGCACACCGATGCTTTCGCGGCGTTGACCGAGCGCATGGGTTACTGGGTCGACATGGACGATGCGTACCGGACGATGGATCCCGGCTACATCGAGTCCGTGTGGTGGTCGCTCAAGCAGATCTTCAACAAGAACCTGCTGGTCGAGGATTTCCGGGTGGCGCCGTGGTGCCCTCGGGACCAGACGGCGTTGTCCGATCACGAGCTGGCCCAGGGGTACGAGCAGGATGTCGACCCTTCCGTCTACGTGCGGTTTCCCCTGACCTCGGGGCCGTTCGCCGGCGCCTCGCTGCTCGTGTGGACGACGACCCCGTGGACGCTGGTCTCCAACACCGCGGTCGCGGTTCACCCCGATGTCACGTACGTGGTGGCCACCGATGGCGCCGAGCGGGTGGTGGTCGCCGAGCCGCTGGTGGAGCAGGTGCTCGAGGGGTGGACGCGTACGGGCGAGAGCGTCACCGGCAAGGAGATGGAGCGGTGGGCGTACCGCCGGCCCTTCGATCTTGTCGACGTGCCCGATGCGCACATCGTGATCCTGGCGACCTACGTCACCACCGACAGCGGGACCGGTCTGGTGCATCAGGCGCCCGCGTTCGGCGCGGACGACCTGGCCAGCTGCCGGGCCTACGGGCTGCCGATGGTCAACCCGGTGCGGCCCGACGGCACGTTCGCGGCGGACGTACCCCTGGTCGGGGGGACGTTCTTCAAGGCCGCCGACGCTGTGCTGGTCACGGACCTGCAGGCCCGCGGCCTGCTGTTCCGGGAGGAACAGTACGAGCACAGCTATCCGCACTGCTGGCGCTGTCACATGCCGCTGATCTACTACGCGCAGCCGTCCTGGTATGTGCGCACCACCGCGATCCGCGACCAGCTGCTCGAGGAGAACGAGCGCACCACCTGGCAGCCCGAGACGATCAAGCACGGCCGGTACGGCGACTGGCTGACCAACAACGTGGACTGGGCGCTGTCCCGTTCGCGGTACTGGGGTACGCCGCTGCCCATCTGGCGCTGCGCCGACGACCACCAGACCTGCATCGGTTCGCTCGCCGAGCTCAGCGAGAAGACCGGACGGGATCTGAGCGATCTCGATCCGCACCGGCCGTTCATCGACGAGGTCACCTTCGACTGTGGGTGCGGGCAGACCGCGACCCGGGTCCCGGACGTCATCGATGCCTGGTACGACTCCGGGTCGATGCCGTTCGCGCAGTTCGGCTACCCGTTCAAGAACAAGGAGCTCTTCGAGCGCAGCTATCCCGCACAGTTCATCTCCGAGGGGATCGACCAGACCCGCGGCTGGTTCTACACGCTGATGGCGATCGGCACGCTGGTGTTCGGCCGGTCCGCGTACGAGACCGTGGTCTGCCTCGGGCTCATCCTGGCCGAGGACGGCCGCAAGATGTCCAAGCACTTCGGCAACATCCTCGAGCCGATGCCGCTGCTCGATCGGCACGGCGCCGACGCGGTGCGGTGGTTCATGGCCGCGGTGGGTTCGCCCTGGTCGTCGCGGCGGGTCGGGCACACCGCGCTGCAGGAGGTGGTGCGCAAGATCCTCCTGACGTACTGGAACACGGCCGCCTTCCAGGCGCTGTACGGGCGTACCGCCGGGTGGACGCCGTCGGATGCGGACCCGGCGCCGGTCGACCGGCCGGTTCTCGACCGCTGGGTGCTTTCCGAACTGAACGCGCTGGTGCGCGCGGTGGACGCGGCGATGGAGGTGTTCGACACGCAGGAGGCTGGGCGGCTGCTCGCGGCTTTCGTCGACGACCTGTCCAACTGGTACGTGCGCCGCAGCCGCAGACGGTTCTGGCGTGGCGATCCGGCCGCGCTCGCCACCCTGCACGAGGCGTTGTCCACGGTGACGCTGCTGCTCGCCCCGATCGTCCCGTTCGTCACGGAGCGGGTGTGGCAGGACCTCGTGGTGCCCGTGACGCCGACCGCCGCGCCGTCGGTGCACCTCGCGGCGTACCCGACGGTGGACGAGTCCCTGATCGATCCGCGCCTGGCCGGGCAGATGGCGCTGGTCCGGCGGCTCGTCGAGCTGGGCCGTGCGGCCCGTGCCGAATCGGGCGTGAAAACCCGTCAGCCGCTCGCCCGGGCGCTGGCCTCGGCGCAGGGTTTCGCCGAACTAGACCCTGACCTGCTGGCGGAGGTCGCGTCCGAGCTGAACGTGGGGATGGTGCTCAGCGTCGCGGCGGCGGGCGGGTCGCTGGTGGACACCGCGGCGAAGGCCAACTTCCGGCCGCTGGGGAAGCGGTTCGGCAAGCGCGTCCAGGACGTGGCCCGCGCGATCGCGGCGGCAGACGCCGCCGCGCTCAAACACGACCTCGCCACGGGTACGGCCACGGTCACGGTCGCGGGGGAGCCGGTCGAGCTGGCCCCTGACGAAGTGATCATCACCGAGACGCCGCGCGAAGGCTGGGCCGTCGCGTCCGAGGCGGGCGCGACGGTGGCCCTCGACCTGCACCTGACACCCGAGCTGCGCCGCGCCGGCCTGGCGCGTGAGGCGATCCGGCTGATCCAGGAGGCGCGCAAGACGAGCGGCCTGGAGGTGTCCGATCGGATCGCGCTCCGGTACGCCGCCACGGACCCGGACACCGCTGCGGCTCTGGAGGAGCATCGCGGCCTGGTTACCGAGGAGGTGCTCGCCTCCGACTTCGGCGAAGCTTCCGCGGCCGAGGGCGACGACGCGTGGGGTAAGCCGTTCGCCGATGAGGGGATCGGGTTGACGTTCCGGCTGCGGAAGGTCTGA
- a CDS encoding L-threonylcarbamoyladenylate synthase, protein MAKYFDVHPGNPQPRAISQVVGLLKDDALIAYPTDSCYALGCRIGNASGLDRIREIRRLGSGHHFTLVCRDFAQLGQLVQINNAVFRAVKAATPGSYTFILPATREVPRRLLHPKKKTVGVRIPENVVTQAILAELGEPLLSSTLLLPGEEEPLTEGWEIKERLDHVVDAVIDSGECGTVPTTVVDLSGGTPEILREGAGDPSRFL, encoded by the coding sequence GTGGCCAAGTACTTCGACGTGCACCCCGGCAACCCGCAACCGCGGGCGATCTCTCAGGTCGTGGGACTCCTGAAGGATGATGCGCTGATCGCGTACCCGACGGACTCCTGTTATGCGCTCGGGTGCCGGATCGGAAATGCGTCCGGGCTCGACCGGATCCGCGAGATCAGGCGGTTGGGCAGCGGCCACCACTTCACGCTGGTGTGCCGGGATTTCGCCCAGCTCGGGCAGCTCGTACAAATCAACAATGCGGTGTTCCGCGCGGTCAAGGCCGCGACGCCTGGCAGTTACACCTTCATTCTGCCCGCGACGCGGGAGGTTCCGCGCCGGCTGCTGCATCCCAAGAAGAAAACCGTCGGGGTGCGCATTCCCGAGAACGTCGTGACCCAGGCGATTCTCGCCGAGCTCGGGGAGCCGTTGCTGTCGAGCACGCTGTTGCTGCCCGGCGAGGAGGAGCCGCTGACCGAGGGCTGGGAGATCAAGGAGCGGCTCGATCACGTGGTCGACGCCGTGATCGATTCGGGGGAGTGCGGCACCGTGCCGACGACCGTCGTGGACCTGTCCGGGGGTACGCCGGAGATCTTGCGAGAAGGGGCCGGCGATCCGTCTCGGTTCCTCTGA
- a CDS encoding alanyl-tRNA editing protein — protein sequence MAFEQHGHTHRLDWVDPTIREWDCTVVWSDPADPEAGIVLDRSAFYPGGGGQPPDHGVLLWEGVQTRIVDTRKADDLYLIPAPGDPVPRTGTSIRGAIDDVRRSTLMRTHSGLHILCGAVFRDFGALVTGGNMQPGEARMDFNLPEVPPGFKRALEDAVNAEVAADRKIVARVLPREEALAIGPGPHAGRAASAGQPRDPRRGHRRPRRPGRRGYARRFHGAGGPHPGRQGGEQRSPKPPGTHQARLIHHAGSTSTRVSGPYKSSRRSALCITNSSARGG from the coding sequence ATGGCGTTCGAGCAACACGGACACACTCACCGCCTCGACTGGGTGGACCCGACCATCCGCGAATGGGACTGCACGGTCGTATGGTCGGACCCCGCCGACCCGGAGGCCGGCATCGTGCTCGACCGGTCGGCGTTCTACCCGGGTGGCGGCGGCCAGCCACCCGACCACGGCGTGCTCCTCTGGGAAGGGGTGCAGACCCGCATCGTCGACACCCGCAAGGCCGACGATCTGTACCTCATCCCAGCACCGGGCGACCCCGTGCCACGGACCGGCACGAGCATCCGCGGAGCCATCGACGACGTACGCCGCAGCACGCTCATGCGCACCCACTCCGGCCTGCACATCCTCTGCGGTGCGGTGTTCCGCGACTTCGGTGCCCTGGTCACCGGCGGCAACATGCAGCCGGGCGAGGCCCGCATGGATTTCAACCTGCCCGAGGTGCCGCCGGGCTTCAAACGGGCCCTCGAGGACGCGGTGAATGCCGAGGTCGCGGCCGACCGGAAGATCGTCGCCCGCGTCCTGCCCCGCGAGGAGGCGCTCGCGATCGGACCTGGTCCGCACGCAGGACGCGCTGCCTCCGCTGGACAACCCCGAGATCCGCGTCGTGGACATCGTCGGCCTCGACGTCCAGGCCGACGGGGGTACGCACGTCGCTTCCACGGCGCAGGTGGGCCGCATCCAGGTCGTCAAGGTGGAGAGCAAAGGTCGCCAAAACCGCCGGGTACGCATCAAGCTCGCCTGATCCACCACGCCGGATCGACATCCACACGAGTCTCAGGGCCCTATAAATCGTCCCGCCGTTCAGCACTCTGCATCACCAACTCGTCAGCAAGAGGTGGTTGA
- a CDS encoding NAD-dependent epimerase/dehydratase family protein, which produces MTHVLVTGGAGFIGSHVTAALLAAGHPVSVVDNGHPAAHRTALPPSVADAPVNVVDLRDRDAVRRSLRGVDAVVHQAAMVGMGVDLDDLPDYVSNNDLGTAVLLAEMAHAGIGRMVLASSMVVYGEGAYECRDHGPQRPQPRAVADLVAGRFEPSCPLCDARLTSVLVAEEAPLDPRSVYAATKLAQEHLAAVWARQTGGSVVALRYHNVYGPGMPRDTPYSGVAAIFRSALEAGRSPRVFEDGGQGRDFVHVSDVARANVLALSADREGFAPYNVASGRPATVLDMAAALAGTMGGPQPVVTGEFRLGDVRHVVASPRRAEAELGFRAEIDLATGMADFARAALR; this is translated from the coding sequence GTGACCCATGTGCTCGTGACCGGCGGCGCCGGATTTATCGGATCTCATGTGACGGCCGCACTCCTGGCGGCCGGGCACCCCGTGTCTGTCGTGGACAACGGTCATCCCGCGGCGCATCGGACGGCTCTTCCGCCCTCTGTGGCAGACGCCCCCGTCAACGTCGTCGATCTGCGCGACCGTGATGCGGTCCGGCGAAGCCTCCGCGGCGTCGACGCCGTCGTGCACCAGGCAGCCATGGTCGGGATGGGGGTCGACCTCGACGATCTTCCCGACTACGTCAGCAACAACGACCTCGGGACGGCGGTGCTGCTTGCCGAGATGGCTCACGCCGGTATTGGCAGGATGGTTCTGGCGAGCTCCATGGTGGTTTACGGCGAGGGTGCGTACGAGTGCCGGGATCATGGGCCACAACGTCCGCAGCCGAGAGCGGTGGCCGACCTGGTCGCCGGGCGGTTCGAGCCGTCCTGCCCTCTGTGTGACGCCCGCCTGACGTCGGTACTGGTGGCAGAGGAGGCGCCCCTGGACCCGCGGAGTGTCTATGCCGCGACCAAGCTTGCACAGGAGCATCTCGCAGCGGTTTGGGCACGGCAGACCGGCGGCTCCGTGGTCGCGCTGCGCTACCACAACGTCTACGGGCCGGGGATGCCGCGGGATACGCCGTACAGCGGAGTTGCGGCGATATTCCGGTCCGCGCTGGAAGCCGGTCGGTCACCTCGAGTCTTCGAGGACGGCGGCCAGGGCCGGGACTTCGTCCACGTCAGTGATGTGGCGCGAGCGAACGTCTTGGCCCTGTCCGCCGACAGGGAAGGTTTCGCGCCGTACAACGTCGCCTCGGGGAGACCCGCGACAGTCTTGGACATGGCTGCAGCCTTGGCCGGCACGATGGGAGGACCGCAGCCCGTTGTCACCGGCGAGTTCCGGCTCGGAGACGTGCGGCACGTCGTGGCCTCACCACGACGCGCGGAGGCCGAGCTCGGTTTCCGGGCTGAGATCGATCTGGCCACGGGCATGGCTGACTTCGCTCGTGCAGCGCTGCGCTGA